The Streptomyces albofaciens JCM 4342 genome has a segment encoding these proteins:
- a CDS encoding phosphatase PAP2 family protein, with the protein MKHAARPTEDDPTGPRPLPTASERPGVSRPLLFSAACLLLLAATAALLAVHDWVPLGPERAAHAWSVAHRPDAVAAAAVVVTAAGSGPVLYALALLAGALAGRNARERLRAALIALSVLLLGQAVRYVLMELIARPRPSEADWISRATGHSFPSGHSTTSVLVAGLLARAVLTRLQGAVARRLACALLAVWAVTVGATRVYLGVHWPGDVLAGWLLATAWLSCALHLVRRGTLPFPPASPPSGAPQATH; encoded by the coding sequence ATGAAGCACGCCGCACGCCCCACCGAGGACGACCCCACCGGCCCGCGCCCCCTGCCGACGGCCTCGGAACGGCCCGGCGTCTCCCGCCCGCTCCTCTTTTCCGCCGCCTGTCTCCTGCTCCTGGCGGCCACCGCCGCGCTCCTGGCCGTACACGACTGGGTCCCGCTCGGTCCGGAGCGGGCCGCCCACGCCTGGTCGGTGGCCCACCGCCCGGACGCGGTGGCCGCGGCCGCTGTCGTGGTGACGGCCGCCGGCTCCGGGCCTGTCCTGTACGCACTGGCCCTGCTCGCGGGCGCACTGGCCGGCCGGAACGCACGCGAGCGGCTGCGCGCCGCCCTCATCGCACTCTCCGTGCTCCTCCTCGGACAAGCGGTCCGCTACGTCCTGATGGAACTCATCGCCCGCCCGCGCCCCTCGGAGGCGGACTGGATCAGCCGGGCCACCGGCCACTCCTTCCCCTCCGGCCACTCCACGACGTCCGTTCTGGTGGCCGGCCTCCTCGCCCGGGCCGTACTGACCCGCCTCCAGGGCGCCGTGGCCCGCCGCCTGGCCTGCGCGCTGCTCGCGGTGTGGGCTGTCACGGTCGGCGCCACGCGCGTCTACCTGGGCGTGCACTGGCCCGGTGACGTCCTCGCCGGCTGGCTCCTGGCCACCGCCTGGCTCTCCTGCGCCCTGCACCTCGTGAGGCGAGGCACCCTGCCGTTCCCGCCTGCCTCACCGCCCTCGGGCGCCCCTCAAGCCACCCATTGA
- the nadE gene encoding ammonia-dependent NAD(+) synthetase, producing the protein MTDPASTSQQQEIARDLQVSASFDVQAEIERRVAFLAERLTTTGLRALVLGISGGVDSTTAGRLCQLAVERARAAGHDATFYAMRLPYGVQADEHDAQLALEFIKADRLLTVDIRPASDAALEAALAGGVTFRDERHQDFVQGNIKARQRMIAQYAVAGAQDGLVVGTDHAAEAVSGFFTKYGDGAADVVPLTGLTKRRVRAVAEALGAPAELVWKVPTADLETLDPGKPDEDALGVTYDQIDDFLEGKPVGEEAYEAIVRRYHATAHKRELPIAP; encoded by the coding sequence GTGACCGACCCGGCGTCCACGTCCCAGCAGCAGGAGATCGCCCGCGACCTCCAGGTGTCCGCGTCGTTCGACGTCCAGGCGGAGATCGAACGCCGGGTGGCGTTCCTCGCGGAGCGGCTGACGACCACGGGCCTGCGCGCGCTGGTGCTGGGCATCAGCGGCGGCGTGGACTCCACCACCGCCGGCCGGCTGTGCCAGCTGGCGGTCGAGCGGGCCCGTGCCGCCGGGCACGACGCGACGTTCTACGCGATGCGGCTGCCGTACGGCGTCCAGGCCGACGAGCACGACGCGCAGCTCGCGCTGGAGTTCATCAAGGCGGACCGGCTGCTGACCGTCGACATCCGCCCGGCCAGCGACGCCGCGCTGGAAGCGGCGCTGGCCGGCGGGGTCACCTTCCGCGACGAGCGTCACCAGGACTTCGTCCAGGGCAACATCAAGGCGCGGCAGCGGATGATCGCGCAGTACGCGGTCGCGGGCGCGCAGGACGGCCTGGTCGTCGGCACCGACCACGCCGCCGAGGCGGTCTCCGGCTTCTTCACCAAGTACGGCGACGGCGCGGCGGACGTGGTGCCGCTCACCGGCCTGACCAAGCGCCGGGTGCGGGCCGTGGCGGAGGCGCTGGGCGCCCCGGCCGAGCTGGTCTGGAAGGTGCCGACCGCCGACCTGGAGACGCTGGACCCGGGCAAGCCGGACGAGGACGCCCTCGGCGTCACGTACGACCAGATCGACGACTTCCTCGAAGGCAAGCCGGTCGGCGAGGAGGCGTACGAGGCGATCGTCCGCCGCTACCACGCCACGGCGCACAAGCGCGAGCTGCCGATCGCCCCCTGA
- a CDS encoding APC family permease, translated as MDMSAGNRKGIGLFALIMIGIGSIFGSGWLFGAGAAAQVAGPAALVAWIIGAVFIGMIAMCYAEVGSAYPIPGGMARYGHLSHGPVLGFLTGWAVWIATASLIPIESIAATQYMSSWSYAWARGLVDPGSGHLTATGMGVALLLTFALWLTCYWSVQLLARANTVLTLVKFAIPVLAVAALIASGFHTSNFTAHGGFTPYGWPAVLTAVTTCGVVFAFNGFQAVINLGGAAKNPGRAIPVALVGALSLGLVIYLALQTAFLGAVPPEQLAQGGGWHGVDFSSPFADLAKVLMLHWVVTLLQFGAFISPAGSNIANVASAAYMVQNLAETGFFPRKLATVHPRYGTARPAMWLNLGFSVLLLVTVGHSWHALASVISAAMVISYLIGPIAVGVFRRTRPDLPRPFRLPAAGVLAPLTFAFAACALYWSKWPDTGKVALLTVVAAPVAAVVLRRHGVTGLRRQFAPAWWLVGFLAWMSVLSALGSPDFGGHGVIPGGLDIALVALSAVAFYFWAVRAGVHAHRAGLTASGPALDDPAGPGAALDGPAGSGPVLDGRTASPASSVVAPEDNRPTASV; from the coding sequence CGGCTCCGGGTGGCTCTTCGGGGCCGGCGCGGCCGCCCAGGTGGCCGGGCCCGCGGCGCTGGTGGCCTGGATCATCGGCGCGGTCTTCATCGGCATGATCGCGATGTGCTACGCGGAGGTCGGCTCCGCGTACCCGATCCCCGGCGGCATGGCCCGCTACGGCCACCTCTCGCACGGACCCGTGCTCGGCTTCCTCACCGGCTGGGCGGTGTGGATCGCGACCGCCTCGCTGATCCCGATCGAGTCCATCGCCGCCACCCAGTACATGTCGTCCTGGAGCTACGCGTGGGCCCGTGGCCTGGTCGACCCGGGCAGCGGCCACCTGACGGCCACGGGCATGGGCGTGGCCCTGCTGCTGACCTTCGCGCTGTGGCTGACCTGCTACTGGTCGGTCCAGCTGCTGGCCCGCGCGAACACCGTGCTGACCCTGGTGAAGTTCGCCATCCCGGTGCTCGCGGTGGCCGCGCTGATCGCCTCCGGCTTCCACACCTCGAACTTCACCGCGCACGGCGGCTTCACCCCGTACGGCTGGCCGGCCGTACTGACCGCCGTGACCACCTGCGGCGTGGTCTTCGCCTTCAACGGCTTCCAGGCCGTGATCAATCTCGGCGGGGCCGCGAAGAACCCCGGCCGGGCGATCCCCGTCGCGCTGGTCGGCGCGCTCTCGCTGGGCCTGGTGATCTACCTCGCCCTCCAGACCGCGTTCCTCGGGGCCGTACCGCCGGAGCAGCTCGCGCAGGGCGGCGGCTGGCACGGTGTGGACTTCAGCTCGCCCTTCGCCGACCTGGCCAAGGTGCTGATGCTGCACTGGGTCGTCACGCTGCTCCAGTTCGGCGCCTTCATCTCGCCGGCCGGCTCCAACATCGCGAACGTCGCGTCCGCCGCGTACATGGTCCAGAACCTCGCCGAGACCGGCTTCTTCCCCCGGAAGCTGGCCACCGTGCACCCCCGGTACGGGACGGCCCGCCCCGCGATGTGGCTCAACCTGGGCTTCTCGGTGCTGCTGCTGGTCACCGTCGGCCACAGCTGGCACGCGCTGGCCAGTGTGATCTCGGCCGCCATGGTCATCTCGTATCTGATCGGCCCGATCGCGGTGGGCGTCTTCCGCCGCACCCGGCCGGACCTGCCGCGCCCGTTCCGGCTGCCCGCCGCGGGCGTCCTCGCCCCGCTGACCTTCGCCTTCGCGGCCTGCGCCCTGTACTGGTCGAAGTGGCCGGACACCGGCAAGGTCGCGCTGCTGACCGTGGTGGCCGCGCCGGTGGCCGCGGTGGTCCTGCGGCGGCACGGCGTGACCGGGCTGCGCCGGCAGTTCGCGCCCGCGTGGTGGCTCGTCGGCTTCCTGGCCTGGATGTCCGTACTGTCCGCGCTGGGCAGCCCGGACTTCGGCGGCCACGGCGTCATCCCCGGCGGCCTGGACATCGCCCTCGTCGCGCTCTCCGCCGTCGCCTTCTACTTCTGGGCCGTACGGGCCGGGGTGCACGCCCACCGGGCGGGCCTGACCGCTTCCGGGCCGGCACTCGACGACCCGGCCGGTCCCGGGGCGGCACTCGACGGTCCGGCCGGTTCCGGACCGGTGCTCGACGGCCGGACCGCCTCCCCTGCGTCTTCCGTAGTTGCCCCGGAGGACAACCGTCCGACGGCCTCCGTCTGA
- a CDS encoding GH25 family lysozyme has translation MLHGVDVSSHNPSYSATGLDFVIVKATEGRSYVNPHQNAQADKARKAGCVVGFYHFLWPGNIAAQAQYFVDKCASVEGDLLAADWERTGGGTYASNAQKDQFLREVKRLRPTHRVILYCNRDFWLNHDSTSYAGDGLWIADYVSAGRPRIKADWLFHQYTSRPLDKDVADFPDRAALKAWAAPS, from the coding sequence ATGCTGCACGGCGTCGACGTCAGCTCGCACAACCCCTCGTATTCGGCGACCGGTCTGGACTTCGTCATCGTCAAGGCGACGGAGGGCCGGTCGTACGTCAACCCGCATCAGAACGCGCAGGCGGACAAGGCCCGCAAGGCGGGCTGCGTGGTGGGCTTCTACCACTTCCTGTGGCCGGGCAACATCGCGGCGCAGGCCCAGTACTTCGTCGACAAGTGCGCGTCCGTGGAAGGGGACCTGCTGGCGGCGGACTGGGAGCGCACCGGCGGCGGCACATACGCGAGCAACGCGCAGAAGGACCAGTTCCTCAGGGAGGTGAAGCGGCTGCGGCCCACGCACCGGGTGATCCTCTACTGCAACCGCGACTTCTGGCTCAACCACGACTCGACGTCCTACGCCGGCGACGGCCTGTGGATCGCCGACTACGTATCGGCCGGGCGCCCGCGCATCAAGGCGGACTGGCTCTTCCACCAGTACACGAGCCGACCGCTGGACAAGGACGTCGCCGACTTCCCCGACCGGGCCGCCCTCAAGGCGTGGGCGGCTCCGTCATAG
- a CDS encoding DsbA family protein, whose translation MPTSASSASPTRKIAAIGAVVALVVALVAIGIAVGKAVEGGSDRAADTPGAAASVSPQQDDDQQQLYDQLARQTSRRTDGDPLAVGKKDAPVVLVEYADYQCSFCGRFTRETQPELIKKFVDDGTLRIEFRNFTIYGADSERAARASWAAGRQGKFWQMHDELYAKTNKGSALAEDKLVEMARKSGVADLDKFRADLNSPAAAAALKKDQEEGYQLGVQSTPSFLVNGRPVAGAQPTAVFEQAIRQAAEQVKKSGAGKGQDSGKDQKSGKNQESNKDQDSGKGQDSGKAEEPAK comes from the coding sequence ATGCCCACTTCCGCCTCATCCGCCTCACCCACCCGCAAGATCGCCGCCATCGGCGCGGTGGTCGCCCTGGTGGTGGCGCTCGTCGCCATCGGCATCGCCGTCGGCAAGGCCGTCGAAGGCGGCTCGGACCGCGCCGCGGACACCCCCGGCGCCGCCGCCTCCGTCTCCCCCCAGCAGGACGACGACCAGCAGCAGCTGTACGACCAGCTCGCGCGGCAGACCAGCCGCCGCACGGACGGCGACCCGCTCGCCGTCGGCAAGAAGGACGCCCCGGTCGTCCTGGTCGAGTACGCCGACTACCAGTGCTCGTTCTGCGGGCGCTTCACCCGCGAGACCCAGCCCGAACTGATCAAGAAGTTCGTGGACGACGGCACCCTGCGCATCGAGTTCCGCAACTTCACCATCTACGGAGCCGACTCGGAGCGGGCCGCCCGCGCCTCGTGGGCGGCCGGCCGGCAGGGCAAGTTCTGGCAGATGCACGACGAGCTGTACGCCAAGACCAACAAGGGCAGCGCGCTCGCCGAGGACAAGCTCGTCGAGATGGCCCGCAAGAGCGGGGTGGCCGACCTCGACAAGTTCCGCGCCGACCTCAACAGCCCGGCCGCCGCTGCCGCCCTGAAGAAGGACCAGGAGGAGGGCTACCAGCTCGGTGTGCAGTCCACGCCGTCCTTCCTCGTCAACGGCCGTCCCGTCGCGGGTGCCCAGCCCACCGCCGTGTTCGAGCAGGCGATCAGGCAGGCGGCCGAGCAGGTCAAAAAGTCCGGCGCGGGCAAGGGCCAGGACTCCGGGAAGGACCAGAAGTCCGGAAAGAATCAGGAGTCCAACAAGGACCAGGACTCCGGGAAGGGCCAGGACTCCGGCAAGGCGGAGGAGCCGGCGAAGTGA
- a CDS encoding cytochrome c biogenesis CcdA family protein, translated as MMDIGYLAAFLGGALALLSPCSALLLPAFFAYSLTSPGRLLARTGIFYLGLATTLVPLGAASTAASRLFNGHRDLLVAIGGWVVIAMGVAQILGLGFAFKGAQQAAARITPRSAVSTFLLGCVYGLAGFCAGPILGAVLTVTAVSGSPVYGASMLAVYALGMALPLFVLALLWDRFSLGSRGWLRGREFSVGKLRLHTTSLLSGLFFIGIGVLFLTFNGTSALPGILDPDAEIRVEEWATRIGNSVPDFVLVALAALVVAAVLGRIALRPEKKRED; from the coding sequence GTGATGGACATCGGCTACCTGGCCGCCTTCCTGGGCGGCGCCCTCGCCCTGCTCAGCCCGTGCAGCGCCCTGCTGCTGCCCGCGTTCTTCGCGTACTCCCTGACCAGCCCCGGCCGGCTGCTGGCCCGTACCGGCATCTTCTACCTGGGCCTGGCCACCACGCTGGTCCCGCTCGGCGCGGCCAGCACGGCCGCCAGCCGGCTGTTCAACGGCCACCGGGACCTGCTCGTCGCCATCGGCGGCTGGGTGGTGATCGCGATGGGCGTCGCCCAGATCCTCGGCCTCGGCTTCGCCTTCAAGGGCGCCCAGCAGGCGGCGGCCCGGATCACCCCGCGCTCGGCCGTGTCCACGTTCCTGCTGGGCTGCGTCTACGGCCTCGCCGGCTTCTGCGCCGGGCCGATCCTGGGCGCGGTGCTGACGGTCACCGCGGTCAGCGGCTCGCCGGTCTACGGCGCCTCCATGCTCGCCGTTTACGCCCTGGGCATGGCCCTTCCGCTGTTCGTCCTCGCGCTGCTCTGGGACCGTTTCTCGCTGGGCAGCCGGGGCTGGCTGCGCGGCCGCGAATTCAGCGTCGGAAAACTGCGGCTGCACACCACGTCGCTGCTGTCCGGCCTCTTCTTCATCGGGATCGGCGTCCTGTTCCTCACCTTCAACGGAACCAGCGCGCTGCCCGGAATCCTCGACCCGGACGCGGAGATCCGGGTCGAGGAATGGGCCACCCGGATCGGCAATTCCGTACCGGATTTCGTCCTCGTCGCCCTGGCCGCGCTCGTCGTCGCGGCGGTGCTGGGCCGTATCGCGCTGCGCCCGGAGAAGAAGCGGGAGGACTGA
- a CDS encoding HNH endonuclease: MTTDDFYAAAPSARASWRLAILMGRNARTYKFALGSVLLHHASQGHTEIPLRDLAAPYAMAILERRAPQAPQSGTELGATDFLTVAAEESAESRRLGHPTDRLTEAAERSMPGMVMEKFHNHGGGPVPHSFYDIVGRGRGRTVRLSSALGDVARSYELEGLRAELDARWSIVESSFATGIGRSLIEEGVRVDRSTLHITDLRRRRPVTGVAEAVAGFQHGRCHICDESLDGERPAVDHVFPHALMRRYASVNGWHGPDLDSLWNLAVAHPTCNGEKSDRMPTPGELTRLARRNEAIMHSPVPLHKTLRLTLRNAIPGRRISGWRTFLHEVEKACA; the protein is encoded by the coding sequence GTGACCACCGACGACTTCTACGCCGCCGCCCCGTCGGCCCGCGCGTCCTGGCGGCTGGCGATCCTGATGGGCCGCAACGCGCGTACGTACAAGTTCGCCCTCGGCAGCGTCCTGCTCCACCACGCGTCCCAGGGCCACACGGAAATCCCGCTGCGCGACCTCGCCGCCCCGTACGCGATGGCCATACTCGAACGCCGGGCTCCTCAGGCACCGCAGAGCGGGACCGAACTCGGCGCGACGGACTTCCTGACCGTGGCGGCGGAGGAGAGCGCGGAGTCCCGCCGGCTCGGGCACCCCACCGACCGGCTGACGGAGGCCGCGGAGCGGTCGATGCCGGGCATGGTCATGGAGAAGTTCCACAACCACGGCGGCGGCCCGGTGCCGCACAGCTTCTACGACATCGTCGGCCGGGGGCGCGGCCGCACGGTGCGGCTGAGCTCCGCCCTGGGCGACGTGGCCCGTTCGTACGAGCTCGAAGGCCTCCGCGCGGAGCTGGACGCCCGCTGGAGCATCGTGGAGAGCAGCTTCGCGACCGGCATCGGCCGCAGCCTGATCGAGGAGGGCGTCCGCGTCGACCGGAGCACCCTGCACATCACGGACCTGCGCCGGCGCCGCCCGGTCACCGGTGTCGCCGAGGCCGTGGCCGGCTTCCAGCACGGGCGCTGCCACATCTGCGACGAGTCGCTGGACGGCGAACGCCCCGCCGTCGACCACGTCTTCCCGCACGCCCTGATGCGCCGCTACGCCAGTGTCAACGGCTGGCACGGTCCCGACCTGGACAGCCTGTGGAACCTCGCCGTGGCCCACCCGACGTGCAACGGCGAGAAGAGCGACCGCATGCCGACCCCCGGCGAACTGACCCGCCTGGCCCGCCGCAACGAGGCGATCATGCACTCGCCGGTACCCCTCCACAAAACCCTGCGCCTCACGCTGAGGAACGCGATACCCGGCCGGCGAATATCCGGCTGGCGCACGTTCCTGCACGAGGTGGAGAAGGCCTGCGCGTAA
- a CDS encoding L-serine ammonia-lyase: MAISVFDLFSIGIGPSSSHTVGPMRAARMFVGRLKKDGLLAQTTAVRAELFGSLGATGHGHGTPKAVLLGLEGHSPRTVDVETADDEVERIRRSGRLRLLGAEIGSDHEIDFDESTELILHRRRSLPYHANGMTLFAYDAAGAPLLEKTYYSVGGGFVVDEDAVGEDRIKLDDTVLKYPFRTGDELLRLSRETGLSISALMLENEKAWRTEDEIRAGLLDIWRVMQSCVSRGMSREGILPGGLKVRRRAANGARALRAEGSPEAHAMEWTTLYAMAVNEENAAGGRVVTAPTNGAAGIIPAVLHYYVNFVPGADEEGVIRFLLAASAIGMLFKENASISGAEVGCQGEVGSACSMAAGGLAEVLGGSPEQVENAAEIGMEHNLGLTCDPVGGLVQIPCIERNGMAAVKAVTAARMALRGDGRHHVSLDKVIKTMKDTGADMSVKYKETARGGLAVNIIEC; encoded by the coding sequence GTGGCCATCTCCGTCTTCGACCTCTTCTCCATCGGCATCGGCCCGTCCAGCTCCCACACGGTCGGTCCGATGCGCGCCGCCCGGATGTTCGTCGGGCGCCTCAAGAAGGACGGCCTGCTCGCGCAGACGACGGCGGTACGGGCCGAGCTCTTCGGCTCGCTCGGCGCCACCGGCCACGGCCACGGCACCCCCAAGGCCGTCCTGCTCGGCCTGGAGGGGCACTCCCCGCGCACCGTGGACGTGGAGACCGCCGACGACGAGGTCGAGCGGATCCGCAGGAGCGGCCGGCTGCGGCTGCTCGGCGCGGAGATAGGCAGCGACCACGAGATCGACTTCGACGAGTCGACCGAGCTGATCCTGCACCGCCGCCGCTCCCTGCCGTACCACGCCAACGGCATGACCCTCTTCGCGTACGACGCGGCCGGCGCGCCCCTGCTGGAGAAGACCTACTACTCCGTCGGCGGCGGCTTCGTGGTGGACGAGGACGCGGTCGGCGAGGACCGCATCAAGCTCGACGACACGGTCCTGAAGTACCCCTTCCGCACCGGCGACGAACTGCTGCGCCTCTCCCGCGAGACCGGCCTGTCCATCTCCGCCCTCATGCTGGAGAACGAGAAGGCCTGGCGCACGGAGGACGAGATCCGCGCCGGTCTCCTGGACATCTGGCGGGTCATGCAGTCGTGCGTGTCCCGCGGCATGTCGCGCGAGGGCATCCTGCCCGGCGGCCTGAAGGTCCGCCGCCGTGCCGCCAACGGCGCCCGCGCCCTGCGCGCCGAAGGCAGCCCCGAGGCCCACGCGATGGAGTGGACCACCCTCTACGCCATGGCCGTCAACGAGGAGAACGCGGCCGGCGGCCGGGTCGTCACCGCCCCCACCAACGGCGCCGCCGGCATCATCCCCGCCGTCCTGCACTACTACGTCAACTTCGTCCCCGGCGCCGACGAGGAAGGCGTCATCCGCTTCCTGCTGGCCGCCTCCGCCATCGGCATGCTCTTCAAGGAGAACGCCTCCATCTCCGGCGCCGAGGTCGGCTGCCAGGGCGAGGTCGGCTCGGCCTGCTCCATGGCCGCCGGCGGCCTCGCCGAGGTCCTCGGCGGCTCCCCCGAACAGGTCGAGAACGCCGCCGAGATCGGCATGGAACACAACCTCGGCCTGACCTGCGACCCGGTCGGCGGCCTCGTCCAGATCCCGTGCATCGAACGCAACGGCATGGCCGCGGTCAAGGCCGTCACCGCCGCCCGCATGGCCCTGCGCGGCGACGGCCGCCACCACGTCTCCCTCGACAAGGTCATCAAGACCATGAAGGACACGGGCGCCGACATGAGCGTGAAGTACAAGGAGACGGCCCGGGGCGGGCTGGCTGTGAACATCATCGAGTGCTGA
- a CDS encoding ATP-binding protein, which produces MAGLEGMEQPRPRSGTAAARWGLPGGLPGVGAQGGPPDEDDFAAKALELVGDPTLDEVRMPSRPESAFTARRLTQSVLLGRWSLSPQLAEHAVLLVSELVGNAVRHTGARTFGLRILRRRGWIRIEVRDPSRGLPCLMPVHEMDISGRGLFLVDKLSDRWGVDLLPRGKTTWFEMRVIDR; this is translated from the coding sequence ATGGCGGGCCTCGAAGGAATGGAGCAGCCGCGGCCGCGGAGCGGCACGGCCGCCGCACGCTGGGGACTTCCCGGAGGTCTCCCGGGTGTGGGCGCGCAGGGCGGCCCGCCCGACGAGGACGACTTCGCCGCCAAGGCACTGGAACTGGTGGGTGACCCCACACTGGACGAGGTACGGATGCCCTCCCGCCCCGAATCCGCCTTCACCGCCCGCCGGCTGACCCAGTCCGTGCTCCTCGGACGGTGGTCCCTGTCGCCCCAACTGGCCGAGCACGCCGTCCTGTTGGTGTCCGAACTGGTCGGCAACGCGGTGCGGCACACCGGCGCGCGCACCTTCGGCCTGCGCATTCTGCGCCGCCGTGGCTGGATCCGTATAGAGGTGCGCGACCCCTCCCGCGGCCTGCCCTGCCTGATGCCCGTCCATGAGATGGACATCAGCGGCCGAGGCCTCTTCCTCGTGGACAAGCTCTCCGACCGGTGGGGCGTGGACCTGCTGCCGCGCGGCAAGACGACCTGGTTCGAGATGCGCGTCATCGACCGCTGA
- a CDS encoding DUF5993 family protein produces the protein MDTLVFAGLLVALLAVVGNKGRAVVLGWWWLILAATLALLAHHITSSLALSLHY, from the coding sequence ATGGACACCCTCGTCTTCGCCGGCCTGCTGGTCGCGCTCCTGGCGGTCGTCGGCAACAAGGGCCGGGCCGTGGTGCTCGGATGGTGGTGGCTGATACTGGCCGCGACCCTCGCCCTGCTGGCCCACCACATCACGAGCAGCCTCGCGCTGTCCCTGCATTACTGA
- a CDS encoding class I SAM-dependent methyltransferase: MTTPNGGPEAGTSPPASGPGAETTPPASGPGEGAATTSPARRREAATTPPTGGPESATAPPVPAVQPYYARHATALADRYESLAFETVHRDFLPLLPPPPARIADIGAGTGRDAAALAARGHTVLAVEPVPELRALARGLHPSPSIHWLSDALPGLPRLRDETGRLDAILLSAVWMHLPEPSRPPAMRRLHDLLAPGGRLFLTLRHGPPPEDRQMYDIPAHETVALATRHGLRPLQHAQAIDHLARDHVHWSTLTFEKDHP; encoded by the coding sequence ATGACCACACCGAACGGGGGCCCGGAAGCCGGAACCAGCCCACCGGCCAGCGGACCGGGAGCCGAAACCACCCCACCGGCCAGCGGACCGGGAGAGGGAGCCGCAACCACCTCACCGGCCAGGAGACGGGAAGCCGCGACCACCCCACCGACCGGGGGCCCGGAATCCGCGACCGCCCCACCCGTACCAGCCGTTCAGCCCTACTACGCCCGGCACGCGACCGCCCTGGCAGACCGGTACGAAAGCCTCGCCTTCGAAACCGTGCACCGGGACTTCCTCCCCCTGCTGCCCCCGCCCCCGGCCCGCATCGCCGACATCGGCGCGGGCACCGGCCGCGACGCCGCCGCGCTGGCCGCCCGGGGCCACACCGTCCTGGCCGTCGAGCCCGTCCCCGAACTACGCGCCCTGGCCCGCGGCCTGCACCCGTCCCCCTCGATCCACTGGCTGTCCGACGCCCTCCCCGGCCTGCCCCGCCTGCGCGACGAAACGGGCCGCCTCGACGCGATCCTCCTCTCGGCCGTCTGGATGCACCTGCCGGAACCGTCCCGCCCACCGGCCATGCGCCGCCTGCACGACCTCCTGGCCCCCGGCGGCCGCCTCTTCCTCACCCTGCGCCACGGCCCGCCCCCCGAGGACCGGCAGATGTACGACATCCCCGCCCACGAAACGGTCGCCCTCGCCACCCGACACGGCCTCCGCCCCCTCCAGCACGCGCAGGCCATCGACCACCTGGCCCGCGACCACGTCCACTGGAGCACCCTCACCTTCGAGAAGGACCACCCGTGA
- a CDS encoding disulfide bond formation protein B, with the protein MNAPTYADLDPGPPAFVARGQYWFACLFVVGWTGVVCGGLFYQFVRWEYPCPLCVLQRMFMMLAFLGPAYIVRQGLNGTVARRDCLMGWGLALVGCVAGSFAAWRQTMLHILPGDKGYGSELLGLHLYVWAWVLFQASIVAIGIVMAFAHSTAADRHVPASGPYRAVGRIALAFAALVVAVNVVAVFLEEGFHWFLPDNPIRYEFFYDLGFLD; encoded by the coding sequence ATGAACGCACCGACCTACGCCGACCTGGATCCGGGGCCGCCCGCCTTCGTGGCCCGCGGGCAGTACTGGTTCGCCTGCCTTTTCGTCGTCGGCTGGACCGGCGTCGTCTGCGGCGGCCTCTTCTACCAGTTCGTACGGTGGGAATACCCCTGCCCGCTCTGCGTGCTCCAGCGGATGTTCATGATGCTGGCCTTCCTGGGGCCCGCGTACATCGTCCGGCAGGGCCTGAACGGCACGGTCGCGCGCCGCGACTGCCTCATGGGCTGGGGGCTGGCCCTGGTCGGCTGCGTCGCCGGGTCCTTCGCGGCATGGCGGCAGACCATGCTGCACATCCTGCCCGGCGACAAGGGCTACGGCAGCGAGCTGCTCGGCCTGCACCTCTACGTCTGGGCGTGGGTGCTCTTCCAGGCGTCCATCGTCGCCATCGGCATCGTCATGGCCTTCGCGCACAGCACGGCGGCCGACCGGCACGTGCCGGCCTCCGGGCCGTACCGGGCCGTCGGCCGGATCGCCCTGGCCTTCGCCGCCCTGGTCGTCGCCGTGAACGTCGTCGCGGTCTTCCTCGAAGAGGGCTTCCACTGGTTCCTGCCGGACAACCCGATCCGTTACGAGTTCTTCTACGACCTCGGCTTCCTGGACTAG